Sequence from the Thermocoleostomius sinensis A174 genome:
CCGGAACCAGAACCTTATATTGAACTAGCGCCAGCCCCCTCCCCTGCGCCAGCCCCGGCTCCATCTCCAGTACCCGATATTCCCTTTATTGAAGTGCCCGATTTTTAGAAATTGGATTGACAGAATAGCAAAAACTCAGTAAATTCAGATGGAAATGAAGGGGAGTAGCTGCCGATCGCCAAAGCTTCGGTTGATCGGACTGTCTAAGTCAACATGCTGGTGATAAACCTGGCTTAGACAACAGGAAACCAAATCTTGTTAGCGAGACCTTCACTAGGTTCACGTTTGAGGTGAGCTTGGTGGGGTCTTCTCATATGCAAGCTCACTCAGACTTCGATTTGCGATTTATCTGAGGAGAGCACTATGTTAGCTGCCTTTACAGCAGGGCTTTTGTTAATTACTATCTCGGAACTGGGCGACAAGACGTTTTTTATTGCCGCTATCCTGGCGATGCGTCATTCGCGGCGATGGGTGTTTGTTGGTTCGATCGCAGCTTTGGCTGCCATGACCATTCTGTCGGTGCTGTTGGGGCAAGCGGCTGGGCTGTTGCCAAGTGAGTATGTGCGGTGGGCCGAAGTGTTACTATTTACAGGGTTTGGTCTCAAGCTGCTCTACGATGCAAACCGGATGGGCACAAAGCCCAATTTAGAGGAACAGCAGGAGGCTGCCGAGGTGGTCGAGCATGCGGAAGCCAAACTGAAGCGTCATAATGGATTAGCTGTGTTGTCGCAAGCATTTGGACTCACCTTTGTGGCAGAGTGGGGCGATCGGACGCAATTCACGACGATTGCCTTGTCAGCCGCGAACAATCCCTATGGTGTCACCGCTGGGGCCATTTTGGGTCACGCCATTTGTGCCGCGTTAGCGGTCCTCTGTGGACGCATGGTTTGCAAACGCATCTCTGAACGAACCGTTACAGCACTTGGCAGCGGCTTGTTTTTGTTGTTTGGACTGGTTAGCTTTTTGCGATTGATGGGACTGCTGTCCTAGAACGGGCTAGAGAGAATGTGGGCACGGAGGTAGTAAATTTTGAGAGCAGCCTTAGTGGATCTACCTTTGAAAGGGTAAAGGATCAGGCATGAAAAACTTAGGATTGGCGGCGATCGCAATAGCAGCAATGCTGTGGGCAGTGGCAGCGATTGTAGCCAGCGAACTGTTTGCCGCAGGAGTGCAACCCTTTGAGTTGGCAATGGCCCGCACTGTCGTGGCGGCGATCGGGCTATCGTTGCTGTATCAGTTTGGCCCAACTTCACTGAGATCTCCCCCTGCCAAACCGCTGTCTCATCGCTGGTTTGAATGGCGATTGGTGCTGCTGGGATTTGCTCTGGCGTTTGTCACAGTTAGCTACTATGTGGCGATCGATCGGCTAGCAGTGGCGGTGGCGCTGGTGATTCAGTACACAGCCCCGGCCCTGGTCGTCGCATTAACTGCCCTACAGATGCGGCAATGGCCTGCCCCTACGACAATTGCTGCTGTGATTGCAGCTATTGTGGGTGTGGTGCTGGTTTCGGGCGTACTCAGTAGCCAGCTAGCCTTGAATCGTTTAGGACTGATTGCAGCGGGATTAAGTGCCTTGTTCTTTGCCAGTTACACCGTTCTAAGTGAATCGGTCGTGCATACCTATGGTGCGATCGGCGTCATGTTTCGCGCCTTTATAGTTTCTAGTTTGTTCTGGATTGGGTTCCAAACCGCTCAAGGCATGCCTACAGCCGTTTTTGCACCCGCCAACTTGCCTGGCATTTTATTCGTGGGTATCGGTGGCACCTTAATTCCTTTTTCCCTGCTGTGTTGGG
This genomic interval carries:
- a CDS encoding TMEM165/GDT1 family protein — protein: MLAAFTAGLLLITISELGDKTFFIAAILAMRHSRRWVFVGSIAALAAMTILSVLLGQAAGLLPSEYVRWAEVLLFTGFGLKLLYDANRMGTKPNLEEQQEAAEVVEHAEAKLKRHNGLAVLSQAFGLTFVAEWGDRTQFTTIALSAANNPYGVTAGAILGHAICAALAVLCGRMVCKRISERTVTALGSGLFLLFGLVSFLRLMGLLS
- a CDS encoding EamA family transporter gives rise to the protein MKNLGLAAIAIAAMLWAVAAIVASELFAAGVQPFELAMARTVVAAIGLSLLYQFGPTSLRSPPAKPLSHRWFEWRLVLLGFALAFVTVSYYVAIDRLAVAVALVIQYTAPALVVALTALQMRQWPAPTTIAAVIAAIVGVVLVSGVLSSQLALNRLGLIAAGLSALFFASYTVLSESVVHTYGAIGVMFRAFIVSSLFWIGFQTAQGMPTAVFAPANLPGILFVGIGGTLIPFSLLCWGIQQVQASQASIAATLEPVIAAALAWLWLGQTLDLAQIIGGILILLAVVSLQRRSMNEEKQG